DNA from Spirochaetota bacterium:
GGATATTGTGTCGTGCTATTATAAAATAATCTTTACGTTTATCGTCAATCATGAATGTAATGGTGTTCGGGTTCCACTAATGTCGCTCGAATTTCCTATAACCGCGAGGTGACTCACCATGACGTTTCTCATGCTTGCCGTCTTGACATTTCTGGTCGTTCTGGTTTTCAAAAAATATAAATCTGTAGCTTCAGTCATAATAACCATTCTGTTGGCATTCATGATCACAACAGCGGTCCTGGTCGCAGGATTGTACAGCCTTGACGGCAATCAGTTCTTCAATTTCTTCAATTCAACCATCGGACGCGATGAATTATATCATCTCATGGCGGCATGGTATGGGGCGGATATTTTCTGCTCGGTGTTGATAGTCAGAAATCATATCGCGTATCGTAAGGTAAACTCACCGCAGCATAAATGATCATACGTGTGTCTCTAATGGGGGAATCATCGCTACAGAAAATTCACCGGCACCGGGACAAAGGTGACGATGAGTATAATCATGCAGAGCCAGCCGATAGCTTTTTCCACCGGGGTCAGCGGCGTCTCCACCGGTATTTCCGGATGGGCGACCATGAGGAAGAGGAGCGTCAATACAATCCACACAACCCAGCCCTGCCATATAAAGGAAAGTACGCACAGACCAGCCAGGGAGAGCCACCCGAATATTTTCTGTTTTTTCCCGATCAGGGCATAGAGGATATGGCTTCCGTCAAGCTGGCCGATCGGCATCAGGTTAAGGCTGGTTATGAGAAAACCTATCCACCCGGCCCAGGCATAGGGCGACAGGTAGATATCATGGCCGGCGGGAATCGATCCGTGAATAAGCTTCACAAAAAATGCAAACAACAATGAATCTCCGAAAACGGGCATCATCATATCGCCCTTGACGACAGGGAGGGGCTTGATATCGGACAGATAGATTCCGCCGATCACCGCCCCAAGGCTCAGGATAAAACCTGGCAGCGGCCCCATCGCCCCGATGTAGAACAGGGCCCGCCGGTTTGGGATGGGCGATCGTGTCTTTATAACAGCCCCCATGGTGCCGATGATGGATGGGAATGGAATAAAATAGGGAAGGGTTGCGTCCACGCCGAACTTGCGGGCGGCACAATAATGGCCGAATTCATGAAACAGGAGTATGGCTATGAGCGTGGCCGAATAGGGAAGCCCGCTGATAAAGGCGTCCACCATGGATTCGCTATCCGAAGCACCGGCGAAGGTGGTGCTGAAAAAGGTTATAATAAAAAGCAGTATATTGATAATGGGCTTGTTCCGTGCCTTCGGCCGCTCAAGGGGGAGATCCGGGGTCCGGTAATGGGGCCGCTGACCCGTATTGAGCCGCTTAAGATAATTTTGCCCCCATACCCTGATTGATTGTATCATCTTCATAATGGACATCACCGGTCAATTGTGTCTCTGCAACGTGATTCATACCGGGCAGGAAGTCATTCCGCTATCCTGCTGTATACCGAGATTTTTTTTCGTATGTATTCAGGCGAGTATTCATTGGCCAGAGATCCCCTGGCGTCAAGAAGATTCCGGTACAGCGCTATGATCTCCTTGGCGGTTTTAGCCAGTTCAATATTTTTGCTTTTCACCGTTGTTACGCTGGTGACGAACAACTTTTTCAGATACAGCGATATAAAGCGATTGCCGTCTGGCGAAAATATGACGTCTTCCCCTTCAAGCCCGATTGTTATGTTTTCAAGATGCCTCACGTCATAGGCATGGATGACCTGATCCTGAAGGAACGATATCATTTTGGGAAATACCGAAAATTGGATGTTCGTGTTCAGGGAATTTCCGAGCAGTTCCGTCGACCTCTGTGTCGTCGTGTCATAAAGATGCACCGAAAAATTGCCTGCATACCCTTTCCGGTAGACCAGCAGTGCGTTATCGACCCAGTACAGTTCGCTCGCGGAAGTCATTCCGGGAATGCGCCACGACCTTCCCGAGGAGATCACTTTGCCCTGATAGGCGCCGCCGCTCCCGCTCGCCACGACAATCTTTTTTCGGTTCGGCGACAGCACTGCGATCACCGGGGAGCCGGCCTGAATGATATCAGCGTACTCCTTCCGGTAAAGCACAATGACCTTCCTCCCTGATTCCGGAAAATACTCCGCGATACCGTCTTTCGTTTCCACCAAAATGGTATTGCCGCCCGGAGCCACGGAAAAATCGAGAAAGGGGTAGGTCGATTCAAGGGTGACCGCCGATTTTGCCGATAGGTCCAGGACCTGCGTTTCACCCCGCGGCATGGAATTCTCTCCTTCAACCAGCCGCTTGATAAAGAGATATCTCCCGCTGGCGCTGTTCTTAAAGGCGGTGATGGTCCCCTGTATCCTGAATAATTCAATGGTCCTGCGTGATGCTCTGTTGAAAGAATAGATGACGTTGAGCCGGGGTAATTCCTTGACATAGAGAATACTGTTACCGTCTCCCCAGCAGGAGAAGATCACGTCACGGTCGATGAACTGGGAGCCAGCCTTCTGGTACGCCTCGACCTTCTTTTCAATGAGCCTGGCGTACAGGTTCGAATCCCCGTTGATATACAGGGAATCAAGGTTGATATCACGGGCGTGCAGGGACGACGACAGACAGGTTGCTATAATGACACAGGATATATATGCTCTGAAAATAAAATGTTTCACAAACTATTCTTTTACTTCCTCATCAACTGTTTCCTTCGGGACATCGTCGGTTTTTTCCTTTTCAGGCTCTTTAGTCCCGGAAGTCTCTTTCTCTGATGTTTTTTCTTCAGATGTCTCTTTCTCCGGCACCTCTTTTTTTTCCGGGATTTCAGGTATTACAAACTTCTGGCCCGGGAATATAAGATCCGGGTCCTTGATCTGGTCCTTGTTGGCCATGTAGATCAACGGCCACAGCTTGGCGTTCCTGTATACCTTGTGGGCTATCCTCCACAGGCAATCGCGTTTTTTCTTGTTGTAGACGACCTTATATATCGCTTTTCCCTCCAGTTTCTGCAAAAATCCCTTATGCTTTGATGCATCCTTTTCGCCGGCAATGCCGAGAGAATAGAGGAGCGATTCCGCTTCGTTGTATTTTGAAATGCTTTCCTTGTAGGAGCCTCCCTCGAAAAGTTTGTTGCCGTCCGATATCATTGTCGCCGCGCTATCGGTCTGATCTTTATACTGGTTCTTGGTGTCCCGCGTGCGGGTTTCATCGAGAAGCTTTTCAACGGACCTGGCCTTGTCCTGGGCGATACCCTTTATGGTCTTCTCTTTAGCTATGGTCAGGGAACTTTCGGCATCGGCTATCTTTTTGTTGGCCTCATCGGTCTTGTCCTGGTCAAGGAGGGAATCCGCCTCATTGAGAGCGGCAACAACGACTTCGATGTCCTCTCCCGCAAATTCAGATCCCCGCTCTTTTTTCAGGGCATCAACCTCTTTGCGCAATTGTGTTATCCGTTCCTTTGACGAAAGTTTCAGCACCGCGACCTGGACTTTTTTTACGGCCTTCTCTGATTCCGCGATGAGGGGAACCGCTTCCTTGACGTTGTTCTGGGCAATAAGGGTGCCGGCCTTGTCGCAATTGGCCCCTGCAGCTGCCAGGTCCTGCTTCTGCTGGTCGGATAGGTTCTTTGAGTTGAGTTCTTCTATCTCTTTTTTTATTCCGCCGATAGTTTCATTCAGCTGAGGCACTTTCGCGAGACACAGTTCTTTCGTTTCTTTTCCCAGGGCCACCGCGTCCTTTGCCTTCTGGAAGGCTTCCCACAATTTTTGATCGCCCTTGAGCTTTTCAGATTCTATGATGGCGTTGCCCGTCTGGGCATATTTCTCGGATGCGAACTGTTCGGCGTTCAGCGCTTCCGATTCCTTGTACAGCGTTTTCGCCTCGACTAAAGTATCATCGGTAATCTTCGGCAGCGAGGTCTGTATGGCCAGATCCGCAAAGTTTGCAGATTCAATGGCGGCCTTCTTGGCGTTGCTCCCTTTTTTGTCGACCATGGAATCATGGCTGAGCTTCAGCTGTTCCGTTGCTTTCGCGTAATTGTCAGGATCATATTTCTCGGCATTGACCTGGCGGGCCTTTTCAATGGTGGTCCTGGCCTTCACCATTTCCTTAATCGGGACTTCAACATCGCACGATACAAAAAATATCGTTATGCATGACAGGATGAGTATGTTCAATTTGTGAGCTGCCATAGAACCCTCTCAAAGATTTGATTATACTGTCCTTATAACGCTTTTATTTTTTCATGTCAATGCTTTTCTCGGTTACGGACCTCATCGCGGTCCTGAATTCATGACGCGGAAAATGATCATTGACAAATAATGATCCCTATCCATAATCTGGATCAGTCTCATTAAAAGAGCCATAGCATTACAATTACGTTTTTTATTTGTCACGAGGTATTTTATAATATGTCAAAAACCGCATTTATCACTGGAATCACAGGCCAGGACGGCGCCTATCTTGCCGAACTGCTGCTGAAAAAAGGATATAAAGTCTATGGAGGATATCGTCGGACCAGTTCCCCTAATTTCTGGAGAATCGAGGAACTCAATATTAAAAACGATGTTGAGCTCATGGAAGTGGACATCCTCGACACCGGCAACTTGATTCGAACATTCGACAAGATTAAGCCGGAAGAAGTTTACAATCTGGCGGCCCAGAGCTTCGTGGCAGTATCCTTTGAGAAGCCCGTATTGACCGGGGAAATAACAGCCATCGGCGTAACGCGGGTCCTTGAAGCGATCAGGATCGTCGATCCGAAGATAAAATTCTACCAGGCCTCCAGCTCGGAGATGTTCGGGCTGGTGCAGGAAATTCCGCAGAAGGAAACCACACCTTTTTATCCGAAAAGCCCCTATGCCACGGCCAAGCTGTACGGCCACTGGCTCACGATAAACTACCGCGAGTCATACAACATCTTCGGCTGCTCCGGGATCCTTTTCAACCATGAGTCCCCCCTCCGCGGAATAGAATTTGTAACGAGAAAAGTAAGCGACGCCATCGCCCGGATCAAGCTCGGGAAGCAGGATTCTTTCGAAATAGGCAACATGGACGCCAAGCGCGACTGGGGTTTCGCAAAGGAATATGTCGAAGGAATGTGGCTGATGCTGCAACAGCCGAAACCGAAGGATTACATACTCGCCACCAATGAAAATCATTCGGTCCGCGAGTTCATAGAACACGCCTTTAATCACGTCGGAATCACCATCGAGTGGAAGGGGTCCGGTGTCAATGAAAAGGGCCTTGATGCAAAGACCGGCAAGACATTGGTCCAGATCAATCCCAAATATTTCCGCCCCGGCGAAGTTGACCAGCTCCTCGGAGATTATTCGCTGGCTAAAAAAGAGCTCGGCTGGGAGCCTAAGGTCAAATTTAAAGAATTAGTGCAGATCATGGTCCAGTGTGACCTTGAACGGGTACAGCAATCCCGATAAATTGCCACGGTTATGGGTACCTCGCCTGTAACAATGAGTAAAACCATGAACATTGTTATTACCGGCATCAATGGTTTTGTTGGAACAATACTGCGGCGCATGCTGGAGGAAAAGGGATATCGCGTCTCCGGAATTGATATCCGCAGCAATGACGAGAATGTTCACGCCGTTGATATTACCGACCATGAAGCGGTATTACAGAGTATCCAAAAGCTTGCCCCTGATTTTATTTTTCATCTTGCCGCAATATCCAGGGTTGATTACGCGAACCCGTCGCAGCTGTATTCGATTAATGTGACCGGCACCCTGAACCTTCTTACCGCAGCGTCGCACCTGTCGACAAAACCGCGTTTCCTCCTGGTAAGCTCTTCGCAAATCTACGGTATTGTTGAAGAAGCAAGCCAGCCTATTTCAGAAAAGTCCCCGATAAACCCGGTCAATCACTATGGAGCGAGCAAGGCATCGGCGGAACACCTGGTCAAGGTATTCCACCATGAATATGGCATCCCTACAACGATCGTCAGGCCCTTCAACCATATCGGGCGCGGTCAGGATCCGCATTTCGTGATACCCAAAATAGTCAAATCAATTAAGGATAAAAAAAGCAGCATCCAACTGGGCAATCTCAATGTCATGAGGGACTTCCTGGACGTACGTGATGTGTGCGACGCCTATATCCGCATCATGGAAGACTTTAAAGACGGCAGCATTTTCAATATCGCCAGCGGAACGGCCTATAAAATAGCCGACCTGGTATTGATGATCCAGGAGATAGCGCATATCAAGCTGAATATTGAGCATTCAGATTCATTATTCCGCAAAAAAGAGATTGTAAAATCCATAGGTGACAGTTCATTTTTCAAAAAACAGTATAACTGGCAGCCGGTCTACAGCATTCGGGACAGTCTCGAGTGGATGATATCGGAATAGTATCTCGCGGGAATCCAACGAGGAACACTTTCTTTTATCCTCTTAATTGAACGCCAAATAATTTTTTTGTCTTGACTATATTTAAAATACGACTATACGTTGCACCCCAGCTAAATCGGCAATAATATTCTTGACGATAAAGTCAAACAATGCCAATGATGCATCTTTAAATTCATAATGAACGATATGCGGTATGCTGTTTAACTCAATTGACTTTTTCATATTTCTTCCTGTTGTTCTCCTGGTGTATTTCCTTCTGGCCCACAAATGGAGATGGATATGGCTCCTGGTTACCAGCTGCTTCTTCTTCGGCTATTTTTACTATTCCACCTATGTCGCGGGAAAAACTCATTTTTATTACTATATAATCATCGCTTTTTCGATCCTTTCTGTCATACTGGTCGAGTATTACCTTGCCATTCTCATCGATAAGAACAGGACATCTAGAGCAAGAAACGGAAAGTTATTAATGGTCGCCGGCATTATCTTTCCCCTTATTCTTCTCTTCATGTTTAAATATTTTAATTTTTTCAGCCAGACCATCTCGCAGATTGCGTCATTTCTCAGGTTGAACTATCCGGCGCAGGTGTTGAACATTCTCGTCCCGGTGGGCATTTCGTATTACACCTTCCACAGCATCAGCTATATCATTGATGTGTACCGGGGAGAAAAACCGGAACGCCATCTTGGCATATTCTCCCTTTATTTTCTATTTTTCCCGAAGATCGTCGCCGGTCCCATCGAGCGGGCGGGCAGACTCATCCCGCAGTTCAGGGAAGAGCATCCCTTTGATTATCAGAATTTTACCGACGGCCTCAAGCTGATGGCATGGGGTTTCTTTAAGAAAATCGTCATAGCCGACCGGGCGGCGATCGTAGCCAACGAAGTCTTCAACAACCCCCACGGCTATCACGGCATATACCTGATCATAGCTTGCTTCTGCTTCATTTTCCAGGTCTATTGCGATTTCGCTGGATATTCTGACCTGGCCGTCGGCATTGCCCAGCTCATGGGCATCAGGCTGACGGAAAACTTCAAGCGCCCGTACCTGTCCACCTCCATATCCGATCTCTGGCGGCGATGGCATATTACACTTATAGCATGGCTGAGGGATTACATCTATATTCCCCTGGGCGGGAAGCGGGTTGCCCGGTGGCGGTGGCAATATAACATCATGGTGATCTTCCTGGTAAGCGGCATCTGGCACGGCGCCAACTGGACCTTCATCATATGGGCCAGCATGAACGGCTTCTATCAGCTCTTTTCAATTTGGACGGAAACCATCAGGAACCGCTTCAACAGCCTCATCGGCCTCACGCGGGTGCCGCGGTTCCATAAAGCGTTGAAAATATTCACGACATTTTTATTATTCACCTTTGCAGGAATCTTCTTCAGGGCCAATACCACCTCTGACGGCTTTTACATCATCACCCATCTCCATGTCGGATTCGGCGAACTATTCAAAATTATTTCCGCCCTTGACTATGAGAAGCTCAAATTATTCCTGGTTATCCAGAATAAGGTGACCTTCCTCGGATTCGCCAAGCCGGCCTTTCTTCCGGAAATGGCCACCCTTGCCGTTACGCTTATCGCCTGGTTCTCAGTGGAGCTTATCCAGGAAAACAGCAAGGAGCGCCTGCGTGTTGTCATATCCCGCAAGCCGTGGTATTTCCGCTGGCTGTTGTACTTCGGCATGCTCTTTATGCTGGTATTTTTCGGCGTTTTCGCCAATCAGCAATTCATATATTTTAAGTTTTAGGCTTCGCACACTATGGTAAAGCTGCTAGGAAAAATAATCATCTGCTTCATCCTCATGGGCGCGACCATTGCCCTGATCTGGATCATCCCGGGGACCCATCCCCATGATCTTGCCGCGCTCCTGAACAAGAAAGAAATGCTGAAGACAAAGGAGCATCCGCGCATGATTTTCGTCGGCGGGAGCAGCGTGCTCTCCCTTAAAAGCGAGGCAATTGCGCAGGAACTGCACTATAATATCATCGACATGAGTTCCTGGGGAGGCATGGGAACCGCGGAAATAATCGAGGAAATAAAGCCGTATATCAAGCCGGCCGATGTCATCGTCATTACAATGGAATACGGCACCATACTGGACAAGAATTTCTATACCTACATACATACGAATGATGAAGCCAAAAAATTCCTGTTCCTCATGTCCCCGGGACGCCATATCACGGAGTACCTGAGGCGTGGCGAGGCCTTCAATCTTTTCAAGCTCATGCATGAGCTGGCACAGATGAAGACAAAATCCTTTCTCCTGAAAATAGTCACGTTCCGGTTCTCGCGCCTTTTCGATATAGGGTTTCCCGGCTTTCAGGATGATTTCAACGCCAACGGCGATCGGAACAAACCCTATATGATTTTCAGGCCCCTCGGAGACAGCACCACCAATTTCAGCGACCCCGACTGGGAAAAACTCGCCTTTCTCAAC
Protein-coding regions in this window:
- a CDS encoding site-2 protease family protein; the protein is MKMIQSIRVWGQNYLKRLNTGQRPHYRTPDLPLERPKARNKPIINILLFIITFFSTTFAGASDSESMVDAFISGLPYSATLIAILLFHEFGHYCAARKFGVDATLPYFIPFPSIIGTMGAVIKTRSPIPNRRALFYIGAMGPLPGFILSLGAVIGGIYLSDIKPLPVVKGDMMMPVFGDSLLFAFFVKLIHGSIPAGHDIYLSPYAWAGWIGFLITSLNLMPIGQLDGSHILYALIGKKQKIFGWLSLAGLCVLSFIWQGWVVWIVLTLLFLMVAHPEIPVETPLTPVEKAIGWLCMIILIVTFVPVPVNFL
- a CDS encoding LysM peptidoglycan-binding domain-containing protein, yielding MAAHKLNILILSCITIFFVSCDVEVPIKEMVKARTTIEKARQVNAEKYDPDNYAKATEQLKLSHDSMVDKKGSNAKKAAIESANFADLAIQTSLPKITDDTLVEAKTLYKESEALNAEQFASEKYAQTGNAIIESEKLKGDQKLWEAFQKAKDAVALGKETKELCLAKVPQLNETIGGIKKEIEELNSKNLSDQQKQDLAAAGANCDKAGTLIAQNNVKEAVPLIAESEKAVKKVQVAVLKLSSKERITQLRKEVDALKKERGSEFAGEDIEVVVAALNEADSLLDQDKTDEANKKIADAESSLTIAKEKTIKGIAQDKARSVEKLLDETRTRDTKNQYKDQTDSAATMISDGNKLFEGGSYKESISKYNEAESLLYSLGIAGEKDASKHKGFLQKLEGKAIYKVVYNKKKRDCLWRIAHKVYRNAKLWPLIYMANKDQIKDPDLIFPGQKFVIPEIPEKKEVPEKETSEEKTSEKETSGTKEPEKEKTDDVPKETVDEEVKE
- the gmd gene encoding GDP-mannose 4,6-dehydratase, which gives rise to MSKTAFITGITGQDGAYLAELLLKKGYKVYGGYRRTSSPNFWRIEELNIKNDVELMEVDILDTGNLIRTFDKIKPEEVYNLAAQSFVAVSFEKPVLTGEITAIGVTRVLEAIRIVDPKIKFYQASSSEMFGLVQEIPQKETTPFYPKSPYATAKLYGHWLTINYRESYNIFGCSGILFNHESPLRGIEFVTRKVSDAIARIKLGKQDSFEIGNMDAKRDWGFAKEYVEGMWLMLQQPKPKDYILATNENHSVREFIEHAFNHVGITIEWKGSGVNEKGLDAKTGKTLVQINPKYFRPGEVDQLLGDYSLAKKELGWEPKVKFKELVQIMVQCDLERVQQSR
- a CDS encoding GDP-mannose 4,6-dehydratase, yielding MNIVITGINGFVGTILRRMLEEKGYRVSGIDIRSNDENVHAVDITDHEAVLQSIQKLAPDFIFHLAAISRVDYANPSQLYSINVTGTLNLLTAASHLSTKPRFLLVSSSQIYGIVEEASQPISEKSPINPVNHYGASKASAEHLVKVFHHEYGIPTTIVRPFNHIGRGQDPHFVIPKIVKSIKDKKSSIQLGNLNVMRDFLDVRDVCDAYIRIMEDFKDGSIFNIASGTAYKIADLVLMIQEIAHIKLNIEHSDSLFRKKEIVKSIGDSSFFKKQYNWQPVYSIRDSLEWMISE
- a CDS encoding MBOAT family protein → MLFNSIDFFIFLPVVLLVYFLLAHKWRWIWLLVTSCFFFGYFYYSTYVAGKTHFYYYIIIAFSILSVILVEYYLAILIDKNRTSRARNGKLLMVAGIIFPLILLFMFKYFNFFSQTISQIASFLRLNYPAQVLNILVPVGISYYTFHSISYIIDVYRGEKPERHLGIFSLYFLFFPKIVAGPIERAGRLIPQFREEHPFDYQNFTDGLKLMAWGFFKKIVIADRAAIVANEVFNNPHGYHGIYLIIACFCFIFQVYCDFAGYSDLAVGIAQLMGIRLTENFKRPYLSTSISDLWRRWHITLIAWLRDYIYIPLGGKRVARWRWQYNIMVIFLVSGIWHGANWTFIIWASMNGFYQLFSIWTETIRNRFNSLIGLTRVPRFHKALKIFTTFLLFTFAGIFFRANTTSDGFYIITHLHVGFGELFKIISALDYEKLKLFLVIQNKVTFLGFAKPAFLPEMATLAVTLIAWFSVELIQENSKERLRVVISRKPWYFRWLLYFGMLFMLVFFGVFANQQFIYFKF